In Gordonia sp. SL306, the genomic window TTCAGCTCTCGGGCGCCCACCGTACGATGTCGTCGTCGGAGATCTCGCGGTCGTCGGTCCGCTGGGTCATCCGGATGTGGTTGCCGAACGGGTCGCGGAACGCACAATCGATGCCGTACGGCTGGTCTTCGGGTTCCTGGGTGAACTCGACTCCCTTGGCCACCAACTCGGCGTAGGTGCCGCGACAGTCGTCGGTGGCCAGGATCGTCGTCCCCAGCGCACCCTGGGTCAGCAGATCACGGACGGTCGCGGCCGCGTCCTCGGAGATCGCAGGCGGGCCGGGCAGCGACAGCAGGATCTCGCGGTCGGGCTGATCGGGCGCGGCG contains:
- a CDS encoding VOC family protein is translated as MINGISIHSIYVLDQDAALEFYVGRLGFVVTTDVDMGFMRWLTIAAPDQPDREILLSLPGPPAISEDAAATVRDLLTQGALGTTILATDDCRGTYAELVAKGVEFTQEPEDQPYGIDCAFRDPFGNHIRMTQRTDDREISDDDIVRWAPES